The proteins below come from a single Plantactinospora sp. KBS50 genomic window:
- a CDS encoding iron ABC transporter permease, translating to MTALAPDTDRTDATPITRVASGPARRAVILLALGAAVLAAVILATCLGPVRIPVRDTVQTVLYHLSPAWFAKPRDPVFAQIVWQIRLPRALLGAVVGAGLAVVGVVLQAVVRNPLADPYLLGVSSGAAFGAVLVLVLGASAVAGLGLSSAAFVGALIATLLVYLLANRAGRVTPFRLILAGVALAYLFQALYGLLLLHANPYDVQGVLVWLFGSLGATQWHDVGIPAAGVLAGTLYLLTQARPLNSLLAGEETAVSLGLDVSRFRMRMLVVTSLLVGVMVAVSGAIAFVGLIIPHACRMLVGADHRRLLPVAALTGSAFLVLMDLAARTVLAPTDLPLSIVTAIFGVPFFIWMLRQREAGREARFG from the coding sequence ATGACCGCGCTGGCGCCGGACACCGATCGGACGGACGCGACCCCGATCACCCGGGTCGCGTCCGGACCGGCCCGCCGGGCGGTGATCCTGCTCGCCCTGGGCGCCGCCGTGCTGGCCGCGGTCATCCTGGCGACCTGCCTCGGCCCGGTGCGGATCCCGGTACGCGACACCGTGCAGACCGTGCTCTACCACCTCTCCCCGGCCTGGTTCGCCAAGCCGCGCGACCCGGTGTTCGCCCAGATCGTGTGGCAGATCCGGCTGCCCCGTGCCCTGCTCGGCGCGGTGGTCGGGGCGGGACTGGCGGTGGTCGGCGTCGTCCTGCAGGCGGTGGTCCGCAATCCCCTGGCCGACCCGTACCTGCTCGGTGTCTCCTCGGGGGCCGCCTTCGGCGCCGTACTGGTGCTGGTGCTCGGCGCCTCGGCCGTCGCCGGGCTGGGCCTGTCCTCGGCGGCGTTCGTGGGTGCGTTGATCGCCACCCTGCTGGTCTACCTGCTGGCCAACCGCGCGGGACGGGTCACCCCCTTCCGGCTGATCCTGGCCGGGGTGGCGCTGGCGTACCTGTTCCAGGCCCTCTACGGGCTGCTCCTGCTGCACGCGAACCCGTACGACGTACAGGGCGTGCTGGTCTGGCTGTTCGGCAGCCTGGGCGCGACGCAGTGGCACGACGTGGGCATTCCCGCGGCCGGTGTGCTGGCCGGCACGCTGTACCTGCTCACCCAGGCGCGACCGCTGAACTCGCTGCTTGCCGGCGAGGAGACCGCCGTCTCGCTCGGGCTGGACGTGTCCCGGTTCCGGATGCGGATGCTGGTGGTCACGTCGCTGCTGGTCGGCGTGATGGTCGCGGTCAGCGGCGCGATCGCGTTCGTCGGACTGATCATCCCGCACGCCTGCCGGATGCTGGTCGGCGCGGACCACCGGCGGCTGCTGCCCGTGGCCGCGCTGACCGGGTCGGCCTTCCTCGTCCTGATGGACCTCGCCGCCCGTACCGTGCTGGCCCCGACCGACCTGCCGCTCTCGATCGTGACCGCGATATTCGGGGTGCCGTTCTTCATCTGGATGCTGCGCCAACGCGAGGCGGGTCGGGAGGCACGATTCGGGTGA
- a CDS encoding trans-aconitate 2-methyltransferase: MTIRDQAGPWRELLDRWDAQQTVYIEHRDRVYDVMFEVLTHLRPGDDPTVLDLACGPGAISARLLHRLPKARSVAVDIDPVLLAIGRGALGDVDGRLRWVRADLRDPDWTAALGADSAAGTFDAVLSSTALHWLDPATLVATYRRAYELLRPGGVLLNADYLPHPAQSRLRQACDALALHRRNRALGAGAESWEAWWDAAAAEPALADAFALRATLWPEGARDWAMATHHFHEAALQDAGFAEAGIVWQDLQERIIAGLR, encoded by the coding sequence GTGACCATCCGCGACCAGGCCGGCCCGTGGCGCGAGCTGCTCGACCGCTGGGACGCCCAGCAGACCGTCTACATCGAGCATCGGGACCGGGTCTACGACGTGATGTTCGAGGTGCTCACCCACCTGCGACCCGGCGACGACCCCACCGTCCTCGATCTCGCCTGCGGACCCGGTGCGATCAGCGCCCGCCTGCTGCACCGGCTGCCCAAGGCACGATCGGTCGCCGTCGACATCGACCCCGTCCTGCTGGCCATCGGCCGGGGCGCCCTCGGGGACGTGGACGGCCGTCTCCGCTGGGTGCGGGCCGACCTGCGGGACCCGGACTGGACCGCCGCGCTCGGCGCCGACAGCGCCGCCGGCACCTTCGACGCGGTGCTCTCCAGCACCGCCCTGCACTGGCTCGACCCGGCCACCCTCGTCGCGACCTACCGCCGGGCGTACGAACTGCTGCGCCCCGGCGGGGTCCTGCTCAACGCGGACTACCTACCCCACCCCGCGCAGAGCCGGCTGCGGCAGGCGTGCGACGCCCTGGCTCTGCACCGACGCAACCGCGCGCTGGGAGCCGGCGCGGAGTCCTGGGAGGCGTGGTGGGACGCCGCGGCCGCCGAGCCGGCGCTCGCCGACGCGTTCGCCCTGCGCGCGACGCTCTGGCCCGAAGGGGCACGGGACTGGGCGATGGCCACCCACCACTTCCACGAGGCCGCCCTACAGGACGCGGGCTTCGCCGAGGCCGGCATCGTCTGGCAGGACCTCCAGGAACGGATCATCGCGGGCCTCAGATAA
- a CDS encoding M1 family metallopeptidase, translating into MVRTRLRRRIRAAAVLAIVTAGLPALAAQPATAAPTTGQATTTTGQASGLAAACTPGQLLGNPGFESGGTSWTAASGVIGSFTQQPAHGGSQVAWLDGYGRRHTDTLSQAVSLPADCTTATLSFWLHIDTAETGSTAYDRLTVKLGDTTLATYSNLDAASGYVQRTLNLSGYAGQSATLSFTGVEDASLQTSFVLDDLALSVSGDGGGGGTDATRTPNQGTYTVNLTSDSTGANWSGHESIRFSNPSAVALAEVYLRLWDNYHGSCPGNQPIRVSNVTGGTAGALEVGCTALKVTLPSPLAQGGTATIGFDLSIAVPNGSDRFGRDGSYSFIGNALPVLAVRDGSGWHLDPYTNNGESFYQLASNYTVALDHPSTVLTPATGTATDTPGSSGRTVTTATATNVREFAWGAGPFNRSTTTSSGGVKVNTWWTSGVSSSTAASMQSTAASAMDGHGSRFGAYPYGEVDLVLHNNFWFGGMEYPGFVLSQPSVTPVVHELGHQWFYGIVGDDEYNTPWLDEGFTDYATDLQRGITGTNCWNNVRWSSSAEMITNPMSYWDTHSSRYSTVIYTYGKCVLHDLRRLLGDAAMTTMMRNYAQSHWYGISTVADFKAAAQAATSTDLTSFWSTHRVQG; encoded by the coding sequence ATGGTCCGTACCAGACTCCGGCGGAGAATCCGTGCCGCCGCCGTCCTCGCGATCGTCACCGCCGGCCTGCCGGCGCTGGCCGCCCAACCCGCCACCGCCGCCCCCACCACCGGCCAGGCCACCACCACGACCGGCCAGGCCAGCGGCCTGGCGGCGGCGTGTACGCCCGGCCAACTGCTCGGCAACCCCGGCTTCGAGAGCGGCGGCACCTCCTGGACCGCCGCATCGGGTGTGATCGGCAGCTTCACGCAGCAACCGGCCCACGGCGGCAGCCAGGTTGCCTGGCTGGACGGGTACGGCCGCCGGCACACCGACACGCTGTCCCAGGCGGTCAGCCTGCCGGCCGACTGCACCACCGCCACCCTCAGCTTCTGGCTGCACATCGACACCGCCGAGACCGGATCCACGGCGTACGACCGGCTCACCGTCAAGCTGGGCGACACCACCCTGGCCACCTACTCCAACCTGGACGCCGCCAGCGGGTACGTCCAGCGGACCCTCAACCTGTCGGGATACGCCGGCCAGTCCGCGACGCTCAGCTTCACCGGGGTGGAGGACGCCAGCCTGCAAACCAGCTTCGTGCTGGACGACCTCGCACTGTCCGTCTCCGGCGACGGTGGCGGCGGCGGCACGGACGCCACCCGCACGCCCAACCAGGGCACCTACACCGTCAACCTGACCAGCGACTCGACCGGCGCGAACTGGAGCGGCCACGAGAGCATCCGGTTCAGCAACCCGTCGGCGGTGGCGCTGGCCGAGGTCTACCTTCGGCTGTGGGACAACTACCACGGCAGCTGCCCCGGCAACCAGCCGATCCGGGTCAGCAACGTCACCGGCGGCACCGCCGGCGCGCTGGAGGTCGGCTGCACCGCGCTGAAGGTGACACTGCCCTCGCCGCTCGCCCAGGGCGGCACCGCGACCATCGGCTTCGACCTGTCGATCGCCGTACCCAACGGCAGCGACCGGTTCGGCCGGGACGGGTCGTACAGCTTCATCGGCAACGCGCTGCCGGTGCTGGCGGTCCGGGACGGCAGCGGCTGGCACCTCGACCCGTACACCAACAACGGGGAGAGCTTCTACCAGCTGGCCAGCAACTACACCGTCGCGCTCGACCACCCGAGCACGGTCCTCACGCCGGCCACCGGCACCGCCACCGACACGCCCGGCTCGTCCGGACGTACGGTCACCACCGCCACCGCCACGAACGTCCGCGAGTTCGCCTGGGGTGCCGGGCCGTTCAACCGCTCCACCACCACCTCGTCCGGTGGGGTGAAGGTCAACACCTGGTGGACCTCCGGCGTCTCCAGCAGCACCGCGGCGAGCATGCAGTCCACCGCGGCGTCCGCGATGGACGGCCACGGCTCGCGGTTCGGCGCCTACCCGTACGGTGAGGTGGACCTGGTGCTGCACAACAACTTCTGGTTCGGCGGCATGGAGTACCCGGGCTTCGTGCTCTCGCAGCCCAGCGTCACCCCCGTCGTCCACGAACTCGGCCACCAGTGGTTCTACGGCATCGTCGGCGACGACGAGTACAACACCCCGTGGCTGGACGAGGGCTTCACCGACTACGCCACCGACCTGCAACGCGGGATCACCGGCACGAACTGCTGGAACAACGTCCGGTGGTCCTCGTCCGCCGAGATGATCACCAACCCGATGAGCTACTGGGACACCCACTCCAGCCGCTACTCGACGGTCATCTACACGTACGGCAAGTGCGTGCTGCACGACCTGCGTCGCCTGCTGGGTGACGCCGCCATGACGACCATGATGCGCAACTACGCGCAGAGTCACTGGTACGGCATCTCGACCGTGGCAGACTTCAAGGCCGCGGCCCAGGCCGCCACCAGCACCGACCTGACCTCCTTCTGGAGCACCCACCGGGTGCAGGGCTGA
- a CDS encoding SigE family RNA polymerase sigma factor, which produces MADDGFREFVEVRYADLLRTAYLLTGSRHAAEDLVQSALIRAMRRWSRVEEPMAYLRQIMVNERVNLWRRLSSREFLAGVTGSWRLRDAPARDLAEDVAQRDEVLAALRGLPPRMRAVLVLRYWNDLSEAQIASTLNCSAGSVKSQLSRGLARLRRALSQPGDPPGNGPFPSDPIRPVGRQSDPQTSVGASGKV; this is translated from the coding sequence GTGGCCGACGACGGGTTCCGCGAGTTCGTCGAGGTCCGGTACGCGGACCTGCTGCGGACGGCGTACCTGCTCACCGGCTCCCGGCATGCGGCCGAGGACCTGGTGCAGAGCGCGTTGATCCGGGCGATGCGCCGGTGGTCGCGGGTCGAGGAACCGATGGCCTACCTCCGGCAGATCATGGTCAACGAGCGGGTGAACCTGTGGCGCCGGCTGAGTTCCCGGGAGTTCCTGGCCGGGGTGACGGGTTCCTGGCGGCTGCGCGACGCGCCGGCCCGCGACCTGGCCGAGGACGTCGCGCAGCGCGACGAGGTGCTGGCCGCGTTGCGCGGCCTGCCGCCACGGATGCGGGCGGTGCTGGTGCTGCGCTATTGGAACGACCTCAGCGAGGCTCAGATCGCCAGCACCCTCAACTGCTCGGCCGGGTCGGTGAAGAGCCAGTTGTCCCGCGGGCTGGCGCGGTTGCGCAGGGCGCTTTCTCAGCCTGGCGACCCGCCCGGCAACGGCCCGTTCCCGAGCGATCCGATCCGTCCGGTCGGACGGCAGTCGGATCCGCAGACATCCGTCGGAGCGAGCGGGAAGGTGTGA
- a CDS encoding alanyl-tRNA editing protein encodes MGVTRHGHTHRLDLADPTLREWGCTVVSSDPEQGIVLDRSAFYPGGGGQPPDHGVLLWQGVQTRIVGTRRGDELYLIPAEDDPLPPAGTAVTGAVEDGRRTLLMRTHSGLHVLCGVVFRDFGALVTGGNMEPGEARMDFNLPEVPPDFKARIEELVNTEVTADRSVAVRVLPRAEALALPDIIRTQSNLIPPEEQEVRIVDIVGLDVQADGGTHVASTAQIGRVQVVKVESKGRANRRVRVRLAG; translated from the coding sequence ATGGGCGTCACCCGGCACGGCCACACCCACCGGCTCGACCTCGCCGACCCCACCCTGCGGGAGTGGGGGTGCACGGTGGTCTCCAGCGACCCCGAGCAGGGCATCGTGCTGGACCGCTCGGCGTTCTACCCGGGTGGTGGCGGACAGCCGCCGGACCACGGGGTGCTGCTCTGGCAGGGCGTACAGACCCGGATCGTGGGCACCCGCAGGGGTGACGAGCTGTACCTGATCCCGGCCGAGGACGATCCGCTGCCGCCGGCGGGTACGGCCGTGACCGGGGCGGTCGAGGACGGGCGGCGGACGCTGCTGATGCGTACCCACTCGGGCCTGCACGTGCTGTGCGGCGTGGTGTTCCGGGACTTCGGCGCGCTGGTGACCGGCGGAAACATGGAGCCGGGCGAGGCCCGGATGGACTTCAACCTGCCCGAGGTGCCGCCGGACTTCAAGGCCCGGATCGAGGAGTTGGTCAACACCGAGGTCACCGCCGACCGCTCGGTGGCGGTCCGGGTGCTGCCCCGGGCCGAGGCCCTGGCGTTGCCGGACATCATCCGCACCCAGTCCAACCTGATCCCACCGGAGGAGCAGGAGGTCCGGATCGTCGACATCGTGGGCCTGGACGTGCAGGCCGACGGCGGTACGCACGTCGCGTCCACGGCCCAGATCGGCAGGGTCCAGGTGGTCAAGGTGGAGAGCAAGGGCCGGGCCAACCGCCGGGTCCGGGTACGCCTGGCCGGCTGA
- a CDS encoding alpha/beta fold hydrolase: MRDFRWPPPPDGGPRTDGPGPTAPRNGRPSLPEPPTEIVATPHEVRLERLVTGAGEPVTVFAHGLGQGIATTRPLGSAVDGTKIFFQFRGHGRSDAPAGPWGYPELARDLRAVADLGQATRAVGVSLGAGALCRLLVESPQRFEKVVLFLPAVLDRPRPTAARERLTELLDAIEDGDPATIAEAVSYEIPVALRNTPAGWAYLRQRLDQLTRDGLAPALAGLPDQVAVRNAAALAAVTAPVLVIGAQGDPLHPAEVAEQVAAALPAATLHVYDRPGVLWTHRADVRERISAFLNA, translated from the coding sequence GTGAGGGATTTCCGCTGGCCACCGCCGCCCGACGGCGGACCGCGGACGGACGGTCCGGGGCCAACGGCCCCGCGGAACGGTCGACCCAGCCTGCCCGAACCCCCCACCGAAATCGTCGCCACCCCACACGAGGTACGCCTCGAACGGCTGGTCACCGGCGCGGGTGAGCCGGTGACCGTGTTCGCGCACGGGCTCGGCCAGGGCATCGCCACCACCCGGCCGCTGGGCAGCGCGGTGGACGGTACGAAAATCTTCTTCCAGTTCCGCGGCCACGGGCGGTCCGACGCGCCCGCCGGGCCGTGGGGCTACCCCGAGCTGGCCCGGGACCTGCGGGCGGTGGCGGACCTCGGCCAGGCCACCCGGGCCGTGGGCGTGAGCCTGGGCGCCGGTGCACTGTGCCGGCTGCTGGTGGAGAGCCCGCAACGCTTCGAGAAGGTGGTGCTGTTCCTGCCGGCCGTGCTGGACCGGCCCCGGCCGACGGCGGCCCGGGAACGCCTCACCGAACTGCTCGACGCCATCGAGGACGGCGACCCCGCGACAATCGCCGAGGCCGTGTCGTACGAGATCCCGGTGGCGCTGCGCAACACCCCGGCCGGATGGGCGTACCTGCGCCAGCGGCTCGACCAGTTGACCCGCGACGGCCTGGCCCCGGCCCTGGCCGGCCTGCCCGACCAGGTCGCGGTGCGCAACGCGGCGGCGCTGGCCGCCGTGACCGCGCCGGTCCTGGTGATCGGCGCCCAGGGTGATCCGCTGCACCCGGCCGAGGTGGCCGAGCAGGTCGCCGCCGCGCTGCCCGCGGCCACCCTGCACGTGTACGACCGGCCCGGTGTGCTCTGGACGCACCGCGCCGACGTACGGGAACGCATCTCGGCGTTTCTCAACGCGTAG
- a CDS encoding DUF2516 family protein: MASAAPLFYLSVVSIINLVLLVFALVVESVAFVHCLTQRSDAFPAIGTLPKGAWLAILGLCLVLTLLFFGPISIFGLIGIAAALIYLLDVRVGLRDITDGKGFW; the protein is encoded by the coding sequence ATGGCATCAGCCGCGCCGCTGTTCTACCTGTCCGTCGTGAGCATCATCAATCTGGTGCTCCTGGTCTTCGCGCTCGTGGTCGAGAGCGTCGCCTTCGTGCACTGCCTCACTCAACGCTCCGACGCGTTCCCCGCGATCGGCACCCTGCCGAAGGGCGCCTGGCTGGCCATCCTGGGCCTGTGCCTGGTGCTGACCCTGCTGTTCTTCGGGCCGATCAGCATCTTCGGCCTGATCGGCATCGCCGCCGCGCTGATCTACCTGCTCGACGTCCGGGTCGGTCTGCGCGACATCACCGACGGCAAGGGCTTCTGGTGA
- a CDS encoding asparaginase: MYNTYQGGVPLAEVVRSGFVEGIHRGSVVVLDAAGSVLAAAGDVTAPIFPRSSNKPMQAAGMIAAGLRLADAADLALVAASHHGEDFHVRRVRELLAGADLPDSALRCPPDLPIAGLARAALYRAGGGPGRVYMNCSGKHTGMLLTCQENGWPVDGYWRPEHPVQERIRAAVQEYAGEQVAAVGVDGCGAPVLALSLTGLAAAFLRLVHADPGSAGRTVADAMRAHPEQVAGTLAEDTRLMAGVPGLLAKGGAEGVQAVAVPGVGAVALKIDDGAGRARMPVLAAALSRLGVRAPVLDELAAGTVYGGGEPVGSVRPLW; this comes from the coding sequence GTGTACAACACTTACCAGGGCGGTGTGCCGCTCGCCGAGGTCGTCCGGTCGGGGTTCGTGGAGGGCATCCACCGGGGTTCGGTGGTGGTGCTGGACGCGGCCGGCTCGGTGCTGGCGGCGGCCGGCGACGTCACCGCGCCGATCTTCCCCCGCTCGTCCAACAAGCCGATGCAGGCGGCCGGCATGATCGCCGCCGGTCTCCGGCTGGCCGACGCCGCGGATCTCGCGCTGGTCGCGGCCAGCCACCACGGGGAGGACTTCCACGTGCGCCGGGTACGCGAGCTGCTGGCCGGCGCCGACCTACCGGACTCGGCGTTGCGCTGCCCGCCCGATCTGCCGATCGCCGGGTTGGCCCGCGCGGCGCTGTACCGGGCCGGCGGCGGACCCGGGCGGGTGTACATGAACTGCTCGGGCAAGCACACCGGGATGCTGCTCACCTGCCAGGAGAACGGCTGGCCGGTGGACGGGTACTGGCGGCCCGAGCATCCGGTGCAGGAGCGGATCCGGGCGGCCGTGCAGGAGTACGCCGGGGAGCAGGTGGCCGCGGTGGGGGTGGACGGCTGCGGGGCTCCGGTGCTGGCGCTCTCGCTGACCGGACTGGCCGCCGCCTTCCTGCGCCTGGTGCACGCCGATCCGGGGTCGGCCGGGCGGACCGTGGCGGATGCGATGCGGGCGCATCCCGAGCAGGTGGCGGGGACGCTCGCCGAGGACACCCGGCTGATGGCGGGGGTGCCGGGGCTGCTGGCCAAGGGCGGGGCCGAGGGAGTACAGGCGGTGGCCGTGCCGGGGGTCGGCGCGGTGGCGCTCAAGATCGACGACGGTGCGGGCCGGGCTCGGATGCCGGTGCTGGCCGCGGCGCTGTCCCGGCTCGGGGTGCGGGCGCCGGTGCTGGACGAGCTGGCCGCCGGCACGGTGTACGGCGGCGGCGAGCCGGTGGGCAGCGTGCGTCCGCTCTGGTGA
- a CDS encoding 3-keto-5-aminohexanoate cleavage protein: MTTGTLITVAPTGAESTKADVPALPVTLDELVGTAKECEALGAAVIHVHIRDGEARPTLDLGRLRDTVAALRESTDLVVQLSSGGAVTDPERDRLAVLDAGPEMASCTMGTVNFGDDVFLNRWEFIVDLHTRMQERGVVPEYEIFDLGHLTALQRLLGRYGLPAGGHVHVDFVMGVPGGMPASAAALVACCQALRDLPAGTTFSATGIGRGTIPVILASLSAGGHLRVGMEDTVTYAKGRPVESNMQLVARAVAFAQLAQRPPVTPGEARELLGIPARG; this comes from the coding sequence ATGACGACAGGGACGTTGATCACGGTGGCACCGACCGGTGCCGAGTCGACCAAGGCGGACGTACCGGCGCTGCCGGTCACCCTCGACGAGTTGGTGGGCACCGCCAAGGAGTGCGAGGCGCTGGGCGCCGCCGTGATCCACGTACACATCCGGGACGGCGAGGCCCGGCCGACGCTGGACCTCGGCCGGCTGCGCGACACCGTGGCGGCGCTGCGCGAGTCCACCGACCTGGTGGTGCAGCTCTCCAGCGGCGGCGCGGTGACCGACCCGGAGCGCGACCGGCTGGCCGTGCTGGACGCCGGGCCGGAGATGGCCTCCTGCACCATGGGCACGGTCAACTTCGGCGACGACGTGTTCCTCAACCGCTGGGAGTTCATCGTCGACCTGCACACCCGGATGCAGGAGCGCGGGGTGGTCCCCGAGTACGAGATCTTCGACCTGGGTCACCTCACCGCGTTGCAGCGGCTGCTCGGCAGGTACGGCCTGCCGGCCGGCGGACACGTGCACGTCGACTTCGTGATGGGCGTACCGGGTGGCATGCCGGCGAGCGCGGCGGCGCTGGTGGCCTGCTGCCAGGCGCTGCGCGACCTGCCGGCGGGGACGACCTTCTCGGCCACCGGTATCGGCCGCGGCACGATCCCGGTGATCCTCGCGTCGCTGTCCGCGGGCGGCCACCTGCGGGTGGGGATGGAGGACACCGTCACGTACGCCAAGGGCCGTCCGGTGGAGTCGAACATGCAGCTGGTGGCCCGCGCGGTGGCCTTCGCCCAGCTCGCCCAGCGGCCGCCGGTGACCCCGGGCGAGGCCCGGGAGCTGCTGGGCATCCCCGCCCGGGGCTGA
- a CDS encoding folate-binding protein YgfZ, whose translation MIELSGAVAVEAIDERTRDRPDPEHAAAGVGSVAAHYGDPLREQRQAATDVALVDRSHRGVLAVPGEERAGWLHTLTSQHLATIAAGEGSELLVLSPHGHIEQHAMVAEDGTTTWLDTEPGDAAGLLDYLLKMRFFTRVDPADVTAQWALLSLVGPRAAAAAAALGVADLAAPDLVEVPASKFAAGSVPARPTSRYDVSQLPGGGWARRVRLGVDLLVPRGRIDEVAGTLREAGVPAAGLWAYEALRVAARIPRVGRDTDHRTIPAEVDLVGPAVHLEKGCYRGQETVARVHNLGRPPRRLVLLHLDGSASDRLPESGTPVTTAGRSVGFVGSAVQHFELGPIALAVLKRNVADDAPLLVGEVAAAIE comes from the coding sequence ATGATCGAGCTGTCCGGAGCGGTGGCGGTGGAGGCGATCGACGAGCGGACCCGGGACCGGCCGGATCCGGAGCACGCGGCGGCCGGCGTCGGCTCGGTGGCGGCGCACTACGGCGATCCGCTGCGGGAGCAGCGGCAGGCGGCGACCGATGTGGCGCTGGTCGACCGCTCACACCGCGGGGTGCTGGCGGTGCCCGGCGAGGAACGCGCCGGTTGGCTGCACACGCTGACCTCCCAGCACCTCGCCACGATCGCGGCGGGGGAGGGTTCGGAGCTGCTGGTGCTGTCCCCGCACGGGCACATCGAGCAGCACGCGATGGTGGCCGAGGACGGCACGACGACCTGGCTGGACACCGAGCCGGGGGATGCCGCCGGGCTGCTGGACTACCTGCTCAAGATGCGGTTCTTCACCCGGGTCGACCCGGCGGACGTGACCGCGCAGTGGGCGCTGCTGTCCCTGGTCGGCCCGCGGGCCGCGGCCGCCGCGGCGGCGCTCGGCGTGGCGGACCTGGCCGCGCCGGATCTGGTCGAGGTGCCGGCCTCGAAGTTCGCCGCCGGCTCCGTGCCGGCCCGGCCCACCTCCCGGTACGACGTGAGCCAGCTGCCCGGCGGTGGTTGGGCGCGCCGGGTCCGCCTCGGCGTGGACCTGCTGGTGCCCCGTGGTCGGATCGACGAGGTGGCGGGGACGCTGCGGGAGGCCGGCGTGCCGGCGGCCGGGCTGTGGGCGTACGAGGCGTTGCGGGTGGCCGCCCGGATTCCGCGGGTGGGCCGGGACACCGACCACCGGACGATTCCGGCCGAGGTGGATCTCGTCGGACCGGCCGTGCACCTGGAGAAGGGCTGCTACCGGGGCCAGGAGACGGTGGCCCGGGTGCACAACCTGGGCCGGCCGCCCCGCCGGCTGGTCCTGCTGCACCTGGACGGCTCGGCCAGCGACCGGCTGCCGGAGTCGGGGACGCCGGTGACCACGGCGGGCCGATCGGTCGGCTTCGTCGGTTCGGCGGTGCAGCACTTCGAGCTGGGTCCGATCGCCCTCGCGGTGCTCAAGCGGAACGTCGCGGACGACGCCCCGTTGCTGGTCGGCGAGGTGGCCGCGGCGATCGAGTGA
- a CDS encoding Fur family transcriptional regulator — protein MSETHLAELLRSRGLRLTAQRQLVLRAVHELGHATPEQVHTAVRGMAAGVNITTIYRTLELLERLGLVRHTHLSHGAPTYHAADDDQHVHLVCRSCGTVDDMDPELLRPVADRLLAERGFQVDIGHVALFGVCGNCGE, from the coding sequence GTGTCCGAAACGCACCTTGCCGAACTGCTGCGATCCCGAGGTCTGCGGCTGACCGCCCAGCGGCAGCTCGTTCTGCGTGCCGTGCACGAGTTGGGGCATGCCACCCCGGAGCAGGTGCACACGGCCGTCCGCGGGATGGCGGCCGGAGTGAACATCACCACCATCTACCGGACGCTGGAGCTGTTGGAGCGGCTGGGGCTGGTCCGGCACACCCACCTGTCGCACGGGGCACCGACGTACCACGCGGCCGACGACGACCAGCACGTGCACCTGGTCTGCCGGTCCTGTGGCACGGTCGACGACATGGACCCGGAGCTGCTGCGCCCGGTGGCCGACCGGCTGCTGGCCGAGCGCGGTTTCCAGGTGGACATCGGGCATGTGGCGCTCTTCGGCGTCTGCGGAAACTGTGGGGAGTAG
- a CDS encoding aminotransferase class IV produces the protein MSGSQVVAVLGRGLVPAGEPVVRADDRGLLGDGLFETLHVRDGQPWLVAEHLARLATGAAAMDLPLPPVAELVELLATACARWPAGIEGTARLTCTRGPADGTPAVAVVITTVPPAAIRARRDGVTVRTLPLGVTATARRDLPWLLAGQKTLAAAVNAASRRWAAANGVDDALWVSTDGYALEAPSANVVWLDGDTLCTVPAGPTGVLPGVTAAWLLAHAGELGWAADERMTSPGDLRAATGGAWLTSSGRGLAEIRRLDGIPLPPSKHTDRIRTLLGFPAPAPAA, from the coding sequence ATGTCCGGTAGCCAGGTCGTCGCGGTGCTGGGCCGGGGACTCGTGCCGGCCGGCGAGCCGGTCGTGCGCGCCGACGACCGGGGACTGCTCGGCGACGGGCTGTTCGAGACCCTGCACGTCCGGGACGGTCAGCCGTGGCTGGTGGCCGAACACCTGGCCCGGCTCGCCACCGGAGCCGCCGCCATGGACCTGCCGCTGCCGCCGGTCGCGGAACTGGTCGAGCTGCTGGCCACGGCCTGCGCCCGGTGGCCGGCCGGGATCGAGGGCACGGCCCGGCTGACCTGCACCCGCGGCCCCGCCGACGGGACACCCGCGGTGGCCGTGGTGATCACCACGGTGCCACCGGCCGCGATCCGCGCCCGCCGGGACGGCGTCACGGTCCGCACCCTGCCGCTCGGCGTCACCGCCACCGCCCGCCGCGACCTGCCCTGGCTGCTGGCCGGGCAGAAGACCCTCGCCGCGGCGGTGAACGCCGCCAGCCGGCGGTGGGCCGCCGCCAACGGCGTGGACGACGCGCTCTGGGTCTCCACCGACGGGTACGCCCTGGAGGCACCCAGCGCCAACGTGGTCTGGCTGGACGGCGACACCCTGTGCACCGTGCCGGCCGGCCCCACCGGGGTGCTGCCCGGTGTGACGGCCGCCTGGTTGCTGGCGCACGCCGGCGAACTGGGCTGGGCGGCCGACGAACGGATGACCAGCCCCGGCGACCTGCGGGCGGCGACCGGCGGGGCGTGGCTCACCTCGTCCGGCCGCGGCCTGGCCGAGATCCGCCGGCTGGACGGCATCCCGCTGCCGCCGTCGAAACACACCGACCGGATCCGTACGCTGCTCGGCTTCCCCGCACCGGCGCCCGCCGCCTGA